AGTTTTGTACAAAAAAGCCATAGAGATAAGCAGGAAATAAAGATGACGCAGAGACCAGGTTCTAAAGTTCCAATCCGCATCTGGGAGTTTACTGAAGAAACAAAAAAAAATAGGGCAGATTACCTAGCTACTGAAGAGCCATTAGAGATCCGTCTTAAGGCTGGAGAGGAAGAAAAAGTCCTAGCCGTTACGATGAGAACTCCGGGAGCTGACTTTGATTTAACCCTAGGCTTTCTGTTTTGTGAAGGAGTAATTTCTAGTTTGGATGAGGTGCACTCGATTTCCTATTGCCTGCGAAAAGAAGAAGAACAGAGATACAATAGTCTTTTGGTTATTCTTAATCAATCCCGGCTGCCAGCAATGGGATCATTTGAAAGGCACTTCATGACCTCGAGTGCCTGTGGAGTTTGTGGTCGAGCTACAGTGGATCTATTGGTTACAAAAAAAAAGGAAAACAGCCGTTTTCCTTTTAACTGGAAAATACCTTTGGAGGTCATCTACAAACTGCCCCAAGAGTTCCAAACAAAACAAAATCTCTTCAAAACCACTGGTGGATTACATGCTGCAGCCATATTCGATTTAAAAGGCAATCTAATCAATATTAAAGAGGATGTTGGAAGACACAACGCTATGGATAAGATCGTTGGATGCGCTTTGCGCGAAGGGCTGATTCCATTGGATAAACACATCGTGATGGTTAGCGGCAGAGCCAGTTATGAGCTTCTTCAGAAAGCCTACATGGCAGGGCTCAGATTTTTTTGTTCCGTATCCGCTCCAAGCAGTCTTGCCCTTGTCGTTGCCCAAAAATTCTCTATTACCCTTGTTGGTTTTTTACGCAAAAAAAGATTTAACGTTTACAGTGGGATTGAAAGAATCGAATAGGTAACTTGCTTAACTCTTGACCTCCTCCCCCGCCTGAAGGCGGAGGATTCCTTCCTGCCACTAGGGGCCTAGTTGCACCCCTTGGATCAGTCGAACAACCAACTCCCCGGCGCTACACCGGAGAACAGGCGATCCGGGCCAGTCCAGCCCTTAATATGTTCATCGCTCCCACTGTGTCGGCATGGCCCTCATACCCGCACCTCTCGCACCGGAATGTCGTTTGCCTCGGCCGATTCGCTTGGCTTACATGTCCGCATTCCGGCACCGGACAAGTCTGGCTCGTGTACGGGGCCGGTACGGTCCTCAGCCAGCCCCCTAACCCGTGGAGCTTGTAGCCCAAGAACGTATCAATGCCTTTTCATTCTATAAGCTAACGATTTTCTCTAGAAATCGTGCTTTTCCAAATTGCATTTCCAAAACTTCTGAAATGATTAAACGATCATATCTAACATATCCTTGATCGCTTTGATTTAGCGGGATCCTTAACAAGATGAAGTTAAATAGAATGAATGTTGAGTACATGAGTTTTGTATTCATGCCAATTATGAATATGTTTTAAATGATGAAGTTTACATTTAAGAAAACTTTTTTCATTATTCCTTTTTTTCTTTTGTCTCTTTCCCTTTTTTGGGGCATGAGCCAATGGCCAGGAACAACGACCCGAAGCAAGGCTGAGATAACAAAATTTAGATCTGAATTAAGCAAAGAAATTGATGAATTAACTTCTCTGACCGATCGACTTGGAAATGAAAAAAGGCAATTTGAAAGTCTTTATGAAAAAACATTGATGTCTT
The DNA window shown above is from Methylacidiphilum caldifontis and carries:
- the fdhD gene encoding formate dehydrogenase accessory sulfurtransferase FdhD; the encoded protein is MTQRPGSKVPIRIWEFTEETKKNRADYLATEEPLEIRLKAGEEEKVLAVTMRTPGADFDLTLGFLFCEGVISSLDEVHSISYCLRKEEEQRYNSLLVILNQSRLPAMGSFERHFMTSSACGVCGRATVDLLVTKKKENSRFPFNWKIPLEVIYKLPQEFQTKQNLFKTTGGLHAAAIFDLKGNLINIKEDVGRHNAMDKIVGCALREGLIPLDKHIVMVSGRASYELLQKAYMAGLRFFCSVSAPSSLALVVAQKFSITLVGFLRKKRFNVYSGIERIE
- a CDS encoding zinc ribbon domain-containing protein — encoded protein: MGYKLHGLGGWLRTVPAPYTSQTCPVPECGHVSQANRPRQTTFRCERCGYEGHADTVGAMNILRAGLARIACSPV